DNA sequence from the Callospermophilus lateralis isolate mCalLat2 chromosome 2, mCalLat2.hap1, whole genome shotgun sequence genome:
AAAGATAGTTATTACTagagttactggaaaagaacttaAAGAAAAAACTCTCCTTGTTAAAAAGATTAGTTGCTATGGTCCTACAATAACATGTGATTTGTTTgccattttgaaaaattattgcattttggaaatttttaattttcccaTTTTCACCATGGAATTCCTTTGAAATCCATCTACAATACTGGTAATGATTTTCTGCAAACTTTAGAAGACTGGGGATATTGGACAGATAGgtatatttttcatattgttttaaGTATATCCACAGaaataatatagcctttttcttttgcatgattccTGTGTTGAAAAGGGATTTTCACCTCTTTAGTAGTGTACCCAGAGGAGCAACTGACATCTCATCCTTGAACTTTAGCATAAATATCACCTTTAAAAAGGAATTATCTAATTACCTTATTCAAAAAGTGTCTCActcttattttattctttcacaaTAACCTGTTATTGTCCAATCAGAAATTAAAGCTACAATTTTTAGTTACTCCCACTATTATTTTGTCACTCTGTTTAAAGATGTAAAGTTGATTCAGTTAGGActatattcttattttattcttcCATTTTATTAACTATTGTATCACTATCTAAGATCATGTTATCTGAAACAAAATAGAtgctccttaattttttttttttaaccagggattaaactcaggggcattttaccacagagacactcccaggatctcactgagttgcttagtgccttgctgttgctgatgctggctttgaactcataatcctccaagCAGCTGGGGTACAGGTGTATGTCCCAGTCCAGGCTGCTCTTTAGTTTTGtagaaaaacaaagaataaagagaaaaaccATATAAATAACTAGTTACTATAGCTGcatatatttctaaaatatatttaatgtcaAACTCACttacagaaaaatgaagattagataaatataaaatgaaaatttatctGACAAAAGAAGGAATAAGTGAAAAACTCATCTTCTGTGGAACAAATTAATGGAACTGATATTTTGTTCTTGATTATTTGTCCcataatgtttctgaaaatattttttcttgttaCATCCTGTAACTCTATTTCTGTGTTTGCTGTATTGCATCTTGAAACACagatattctttaaaaatatatggagAGTAATTAAGCATGGATCAGTTTGGACATCTTCCAGTTGCAGGGCTCCATGATTAACATGTGTTTATGGCATAAAATCTTTATAGATCTTTGTCTCTGTCaggtaaaaaattatttcttctgttagtaacagttatattttttaaaaaactatggttTATTATTCTTAAAGAAGGATTTTAAAAGGCACACAAGTACTTTATCCATATACAAAGCACAAGTGTTTGGCCTTACAAGGATAAGAAGAGACAGATTAAAAAGCTGAATGGTATCTATTAAAGCAATCAGAAAAGAAACTAGAaaactttccttttttaaaaatgctagaTGTTATAGTCCTATGACAATTTTTTTGCACTTTTAGTTAATTGTTTTAATATGGAAAATTTTACCAAGAAATTCCTTTGTATACCACTACAACCACTAATTATTTACTGCAGGATTTAGAAGACTCCAAGAAAATGGACAAACATGGTTGTGTGACTTTAAATATAATCTCCAAGAATAACACagctttttcttcttctgtgtgCATACTGGATAGAAATAGGATTACTCCTTATTTCAGAGTGAGATTGAACTTCCTCTTTCAAACTGCAGACAAGCTTCCAAAGGTAAGATTTTCTAGTCAGTAGCAGAAATCAGACTTTGAGATTGTGTGAATGCTTCATTACCCAGGAAATTGTATCACTCAAGCATGTAAGAAAATGTTGATAAGAACTTCTGCAGGCAGAAAGTGACTGTTCAGATTGTATAAAATAGTCATCAGATTTagattaaaaatattgaaaatttaagTCAGGGCCCATCTTATATCTTCAATCAACACTGTTGCTTCCATCTGGAGAAGTAGAAGGCCCAGAGTGAAAAGCTGATTTATCAGTCAGCTTGAAGATTTCTCTCCTTTAATGTCATGAGCCCATAGTAGACCCTGAGCCTTCATGAGCTAGTGGACAATCTGATGTCTGAAGCTTACCTCAGGTGAAGAGTAAGACACAATATAGTGTTCTATGAACACCTGCTGGTTGGATAAATGAAAGACTGAACATAACACACACCTGTGTATAATAATCACTGttacttccaaatttttgatgttTCTGTTCTCTGAGGTTAACATCTTTCAAAGAGTCAATGGTAGATATGGCAGGGGCTGTTGCAGTCGACAGGGTATGCAAGAAAGGGGAATGAGACGGATCACATTAGGAAGATATTTTAAATAGGAAGCTAAGGGGGACTGAACAAATGTATCCATAAGCAATGTGGGAGGAATAAGGGAAGTTTGAACATTGTGGATTTGACCTGAAGGATAAGACAGAAGGAAATACCCTTTTAGCATGAGAAATCCTGGAAGGAATAGATTTATTGTAGAAAATACAGTATTTGCTTTTGTAATTATGAAAAGGATATCTACTGGAAGATATCACTTAAATAGTTGCAGATATCACCTTTTAAAAAGGGGGTGTGATAATATTGTAGATATCCAGTTCATTGTGTTTTAGTTTAGAATAATGTGGACTATTCAACCAAAGActccaaaccaaagtgttttcagGGTTTGTCAAGCTGAGACTGATAATTCCTGGTTTGTCAAGTATTTCCATGAAACTATTTTTGGTTTTATTGTGTCCTCCCATATAATTTATATGTTGATGTCCTACCTACaatcctgcaaaaaaaaaaaaagctttatttgGAAATGGGGAGTTTGAAAAGATCATCcagttataaaattatattagGCTGGGTTCCAATCCAATATAACTTATGAACTATTGGAGTAGAAAATTTGATGAGGAAGAATGACAAATTAACACAAGACGGTCACCTGCAAGTCCTTTCCTCATGGTCTTCTGAGGGCTCCACCAGTGCCCATACCTTTATTTGGAATGTCTAGCTGCAGGGCTCTGAGACAACATGTTTGTGTTTATAACAGCTGTGGCTCTAGCAGATGAAGACAGCTTTTGGTACCAGGAAGAGGGTTGCTGTTCCTGCAATAAATGTCTACTATATGGAGCCAGCTTTGTGATTGATTGATGGATTGATGTGGGGAGATGTCTGGGAATCATCATAGAAGGAGCCCAGATGGCCTTGAAAAGATGGTGGGTAGAAATATGAACACTGAAAGGTGATGCTGGTGAGGGCTCAGCAAGGAACGAGAAGAGTGGTGGAGATGTCATCTGTCCTGGAGAACAGAAATCACTGTGAGCACAATGTTCTTGGAAATGTGAATGCTGAGATGCTCGGGGGTAACAGTTCCAGTGGACTGTGGGCCAAAGACAGTGGAGGAAGGGCATCATTTTCTAAAGATTCAGCACCAGGATTGATACAGTGATGGTGGCCTATAGTCTTCCAGGAATAATTGATTTTATCCACTCTTCATATGAAATTTACCTTAAGTGAGTTTTTGATATTACAGGTGTGACTTTACCTGTACATATGGCAGATGAATAAATGTGGTTATAATGCTTCTAAGGAGTTTTTCATTGTTTTACAGGTAAACTGCTTTATTCTCTGAAATCAGcatcaataaaagaataaatggaACATAGAAACAATGAAACTTACTTTGTCCTCTTGGGACTCACACAGAATCCAAAGGAGCAGAAAGTACTTTTTGTTATGTTCTTGTTCTTCTACATGTTGACCATGCTGGGGAATCTGCTCATTGTCCTAACTGTAACCTTCAGTAAGACCCTGCACTCTCCAATGTACTTCTTTCTTGCTAACTTGTCATTTTTGGACATCATTTATTCATCAGTCATTTCCCCCAATTTGATTTCAAACTTGTTTTTAGGAAAAGTAATCATATCCTTCAAGTTTTGTATGTTTCAGCTTTTTGCAGAACACCTTTTAGGAGGGACGGAAGTCACTCTTCTGTTGGTGATGGCCTttgaccgctatgtggccatctgtaAGCCCTTGCATTATTTGCTTATCATGAGGCCATGGGTGTGTGTGGTACTGCTGGTAGTCTCCTGGGCTGGAGGTTTTGTGCACTCTGTATTTCAACTTGGAACTATTTACAGGCTCCCTTTCTGTGGCTCCAATATCATTGACCACTTTACGTGTGACATGTATCCCTTATTGCAACTTGCCTGTGTTGACACCTATGTCACTGGCCTCTTAGTGATTGCCAATGGGGGGCTGATGTGCTCTATTTTGTTTCTGCTCTTACTCATGTCTTATGGTGTCATCTTTCACTCTCTGAAGAACCTGAGTCAGGAGGGGAGGTGGAAAGCTCTCTCCACCTGTGGCTCCCATATCACAGTGGTTGTCTTCTTCTTTGTCCCCTGTATTTTCATATATGCACGACCAGCCAAGACTTTCCCCATTGACAAGTCAGTGAGTGTGTTTTACATGGTCATAACCCCCATGTTGAATCCCTTCATCTACAGTCTGAGAAACTCAGAGATGACAAATGCTATGAG
Encoded proteins:
- the LOC143391641 gene encoding olfactory receptor 4A47-like; the protein is MEHRNNETYFVLLGLTQNPKEQKVLFVMFLFFYMLTMLGNLLIVLTVTFSKTLHSPMYFFLANLSFLDIIYSSVISPNLISNLFLGKVIISFKFCMFQLFAEHLLGGTEVTLLLVMAFDRYVAICKPLHYLLIMRPWVCVVLLVVSWAGGFVHSVFQLGTIYRLPFCGSNIIDHFTCDMYPLLQLACVDTYVTGLLVIANGGLMCSILFLLLLMSYGVIFHSLKNLSQEGRWKALSTCGSHITVVVFFFVPCIFIYARPAKTFPIDKSVSVFYMVITPMLNPFIYSLRNSEMTNAMRKLWKRSHIR